The following coding sequences are from one Rickettsiales bacterium window:
- the metK gene encoding methionine adenosyltransferase, with the protein MLNNRDNFLFTSESVSSGHPDKICDQISDSILDLYLSHDPNSRVAVECFATPEKIIIGGEVTGPDSVSNELIEQTIRKCIRDIGYEQDKFHWNKVTIENLLIQQSPDIAFGVDAREGKEEGAGDQGIMFGFACDETPCLMPATIYYSHRILQNIFQAIKDGKIAKLGPDAKSQVTLEYVNGVPVRAKSIVVSIQHPEGLDQKKIKGIILPYVEAAFPDSNWFCKDKDFYVNPTGVFTIGGPEGDAGLTGRKIIVDSYGGAAPHGGGAFSGKDPSKVDRSAAYAARYLAKNVVAAGLAKRCTIQLSYAIGLSKPLSFYIHTDHGSKVNEEKLAKVLQELVDLTPAGIKHHLQLTRPIYQKTASFGHFGRSPEVDGSFPWEKTDLVDALKKEFK; encoded by the coding sequence ATGCTTAATAATAGAGATAATTTTTTATTTACTAGTGAATCTGTATCTTCAGGGCATCCAGACAAAATTTGTGATCAAATATCTGATAGTATTCTAGATCTATATCTATCACATGATCCCAATTCTAGGGTTGCCGTAGAATGTTTTGCCACTCCAGAAAAAATTATAATAGGTGGTGAAGTTACCGGTCCCGATAGTGTTAGTAATGAATTAATTGAACAAACTATTCGTAAATGCATTAGAGATATAGGTTACGAGCAGGATAAGTTTCATTGGAATAAAGTTACAATAGAAAATCTATTAATTCAGCAATCTCCAGATATTGCTTTTGGTGTTGATGCAAGAGAAGGTAAAGAAGAAGGGGCAGGTGACCAAGGAATTATGTTTGGTTTTGCTTGTGATGAAACACCATGCTTAATGCCAGCAACTATTTACTATTCTCACCGTATTCTTCAAAATATATTCCAAGCTATAAAGGACGGAAAGATAGCTAAACTTGGCCCTGATGCTAAGAGTCAGGTTACTCTTGAATATGTTAATGGTGTTCCTGTTAGAGCCAAATCAATAGTAGTTTCTATTCAGCATCCAGAAGGATTAGATCAGAAGAAAATAAAAGGAATTATCCTTCCATATGTAGAAGCTGCGTTTCCAGATTCTAATTGGTTCTGCAAAGATAAAGATTTTTATGTTAATCCTACGGGAGTATTCACTATAGGTGGTCCTGAGGGAGATGCTGGTCTCACAGGGCGTAAGATAATTGTTGATAGTTATGGTGGAGCAGCACCTCATGGAGGTGGAGCATTTTCAGGAAAAGATCCTTCAAAAGTTGATCGTTCAGCCGCTTATGCCGCAAGATATTTAGCAAAGAATGTGGTGGCTGCTGGTCTTGCAAAGCGTTGTACAATTCAACTTTCTTATGCCATTGGTCTTTCTAAGCCTTTATCGTTTTATATTCACACTGATCATGGTAGTAAAGTTAATGAAGAAAAATTGGCAAAAGTATTACAGGAATTGGTTGATCTGACTCCAGCTGGAATAAAACATCATTTACAATTAACTCGCCCTATATATCAAAAAACTGCTAGTTTTGGACATTTTGGAAGGAGCCCTGAAGTGGATGGAAGTTTTCCTTGGGAAAAAACAGATTTGGTGGATGCACTAAAGAAAGAGTTTAAATAG